The following proteins are co-located in the Nomia melanderi isolate GNS246 chromosome 1, iyNomMela1, whole genome shotgun sequence genome:
- the LOC116432145 gene encoding mitochondrial tRNA-specific 2-thiouridylase 1 isoform X2, giving the protein MFKKVIVGISGGVDSAVAAFMLKNKGFNVTGVFMKNWDLVDETGQCNIEKDYEDAQWVCNKLQIPLVEASFTKEYWNNVFSYLIEHYEKGFTPIPDIVCNKIIKFDKFFQFARTELQADAIATGHYARTSFGPYLQDFKPDTNVQLFKATDKDKDQSFFLCQIPQESLRYSMFPLGHYLKTNVKQIARKVGLDLVAKKKESMGICFVGKRNFQNFISEYIPEKPGSFVNLENGKVVGEHKGFHHWTVGQRVKIAGQSEAFFIYKKIAKSNNILVVQGTNHPALYSDLVKTETPHWISEEPKKLNNFFNIMHCNFLFQHRDPPVPCKIMKTVTNELIIKISQPLRAITEGQFAVLYNGEECLGSAMVVSPGASYFSFDREVRMEHWRRLSKKAKIAPKSQRASYRDIKRNKRLSTT; this is encoded by the exons atgtttaaaaaagtgATTGTGGGCATATCTGGTGGGGTAGATAGTGCTGTAGCAgcatttatgttaaaaaataaag GATTCAATGTTACTGgagtatttatgaaaaattgggATCTTGTTGATGAAACAGGACAATGCAATATAGAAAAAGATTATGAGGATGCACAATGGGTGTGTAATAAGTTACAAATACCTCTTGTAGAAGCAAGTTTTACCAAAGAATATTGGAATAATGTTTTTAg TTATTTGATAGAACATTATGAGAAAGGATTCACTCCAATTCCAGATATTGTAtgcaacaaaataattaaatttgataaattctttcaatttgCACGTACTGAGCTTCAAGCTGATGCTATTGCAACTGGACACTATGCTAGAACTAGTTTTGGTCCTTACCTTCAGGATTTTAAACCAGATACAa atgttcaattatttaaagCAACAGACAAAGATAAAGATCAATCATTCTTTTTATGCCAGATACCACAAGAATCATTACGATACTCTATGTTTCCTTTGGGACATTACTTGAAAACTAATGTTAAGCAAATTGCTCGAAAAGTTGGTTTGGATTTAGTtgctaaaaaaaaagaaagtatgGGTATATGCTTTGTGggaaaacgaaattttcaaaatttcatatctGAG taCATACCAGAAAAGCCAGGTAGTTTTGTAAACTTGGAGAATGGAAAAGTGGTTGGAGAACATAAGGGTTTTCATCATTGGACTGTAGGTCAAAGAGTAAAAATTGCAGGACAGTCAGAAGCATTTTTCATATATAAGAAAATTGCTAAGAGTAATAATATACTTGTA GTACAAGGAACGAATCACCCAGCATTATATTCAGATCTAGTGAAAACTGAAACTCCTCATTGGATATCTGAAGAACCGaagaaacttaataatttttttaacatcaTGCATTGCAATTTTCTCTTTCAACACAGAGATCCTCCTGTTCcatgtaaaattatgaaaactgtaaccaatgaattaattattaaaattagtcAACCTTTAAGAGCAATTACAGAGGGGCAG TTCGCAGTTCTATACAATGGAGAAGAATGTCTGGGCAGTGCCATGGTTGTAAGTCCCGGTGCGTCGTATTTTTCCTTCGATCGAGAAGTAAGAATGGAACATTGGCGAAGGCTCAGTAAGAAGGCAAAAATTGCGCCAAAATCACAGCGAGCGAGTTACAGAgacataaaaagaaacaaaagattgtCAACAACTTGA
- the LOC116432145 gene encoding mitochondrial tRNA-specific 2-thiouridylase 1 isoform X1: MEMFKKVIVGISGGVDSAVAAFMLKNKGFNVTGVFMKNWDLVDETGQCNIEKDYEDAQWVCNKLQIPLVEASFTKEYWNNVFSYLIEHYEKGFTPIPDIVCNKIIKFDKFFQFARTELQADAIATGHYARTSFGPYLQDFKPDTNVQLFKATDKDKDQSFFLCQIPQESLRYSMFPLGHYLKTNVKQIARKVGLDLVAKKKESMGICFVGKRNFQNFISEYIPEKPGSFVNLENGKVVGEHKGFHHWTVGQRVKIAGQSEAFFIYKKIAKSNNILVVQGTNHPALYSDLVKTETPHWISEEPKKLNNFFNIMHCNFLFQHRDPPVPCKIMKTVTNELIIKISQPLRAITEGQFAVLYNGEECLGSAMVVSPGASYFSFDREVRMEHWRRLSKKAKIAPKSQRASYRDIKRNKRLSTT, encoded by the exons ATGga aatgtttaaaaaagtgATTGTGGGCATATCTGGTGGGGTAGATAGTGCTGTAGCAgcatttatgttaaaaaataaag GATTCAATGTTACTGgagtatttatgaaaaattgggATCTTGTTGATGAAACAGGACAATGCAATATAGAAAAAGATTATGAGGATGCACAATGGGTGTGTAATAAGTTACAAATACCTCTTGTAGAAGCAAGTTTTACCAAAGAATATTGGAATAATGTTTTTAg TTATTTGATAGAACATTATGAGAAAGGATTCACTCCAATTCCAGATATTGTAtgcaacaaaataattaaatttgataaattctttcaatttgCACGTACTGAGCTTCAAGCTGATGCTATTGCAACTGGACACTATGCTAGAACTAGTTTTGGTCCTTACCTTCAGGATTTTAAACCAGATACAa atgttcaattatttaaagCAACAGACAAAGATAAAGATCAATCATTCTTTTTATGCCAGATACCACAAGAATCATTACGATACTCTATGTTTCCTTTGGGACATTACTTGAAAACTAATGTTAAGCAAATTGCTCGAAAAGTTGGTTTGGATTTAGTtgctaaaaaaaaagaaagtatgGGTATATGCTTTGTGggaaaacgaaattttcaaaatttcatatctGAG taCATACCAGAAAAGCCAGGTAGTTTTGTAAACTTGGAGAATGGAAAAGTGGTTGGAGAACATAAGGGTTTTCATCATTGGACTGTAGGTCAAAGAGTAAAAATTGCAGGACAGTCAGAAGCATTTTTCATATATAAGAAAATTGCTAAGAGTAATAATATACTTGTA GTACAAGGAACGAATCACCCAGCATTATATTCAGATCTAGTGAAAACTGAAACTCCTCATTGGATATCTGAAGAACCGaagaaacttaataatttttttaacatcaTGCATTGCAATTTTCTCTTTCAACACAGAGATCCTCCTGTTCcatgtaaaattatgaaaactgtaaccaatgaattaattattaaaattagtcAACCTTTAAGAGCAATTACAGAGGGGCAG TTCGCAGTTCTATACAATGGAGAAGAATGTCTGGGCAGTGCCATGGTTGTAAGTCCCGGTGCGTCGTATTTTTCCTTCGATCGAGAAGTAAGAATGGAACATTGGCGAAGGCTCAGTAAGAAGGCAAAAATTGCGCCAAAATCACAGCGAGCGAGTTACAGAgacataaaaagaaacaaaagattgtCAACAACTTGA
- the LOC116432145 gene encoding mitochondrial tRNA-specific 2-thiouridylase 1 isoform X3 gives MKNWDLVDETGQCNIEKDYEDAQWVCNKLQIPLVEASFTKEYWNNVFSYLIEHYEKGFTPIPDIVCNKIIKFDKFFQFARTELQADAIATGHYARTSFGPYLQDFKPDTNVQLFKATDKDKDQSFFLCQIPQESLRYSMFPLGHYLKTNVKQIARKVGLDLVAKKKESMGICFVGKRNFQNFISEYIPEKPGSFVNLENGKVVGEHKGFHHWTVGQRVKIAGQSEAFFIYKKIAKSNNILVVQGTNHPALYSDLVKTETPHWISEEPKKLNNFFNIMHCNFLFQHRDPPVPCKIMKTVTNELIIKISQPLRAITEGQFAVLYNGEECLGSAMVVSPGASYFSFDREVRMEHWRRLSKKAKIAPKSQRASYRDIKRNKRLSTT, from the exons atgaaaaattgggATCTTGTTGATGAAACAGGACAATGCAATATAGAAAAAGATTATGAGGATGCACAATGGGTGTGTAATAAGTTACAAATACCTCTTGTAGAAGCAAGTTTTACCAAAGAATATTGGAATAATGTTTTTAg TTATTTGATAGAACATTATGAGAAAGGATTCACTCCAATTCCAGATATTGTAtgcaacaaaataattaaatttgataaattctttcaatttgCACGTACTGAGCTTCAAGCTGATGCTATTGCAACTGGACACTATGCTAGAACTAGTTTTGGTCCTTACCTTCAGGATTTTAAACCAGATACAa atgttcaattatttaaagCAACAGACAAAGATAAAGATCAATCATTCTTTTTATGCCAGATACCACAAGAATCATTACGATACTCTATGTTTCCTTTGGGACATTACTTGAAAACTAATGTTAAGCAAATTGCTCGAAAAGTTGGTTTGGATTTAGTtgctaaaaaaaaagaaagtatgGGTATATGCTTTGTGggaaaacgaaattttcaaaatttcatatctGAG taCATACCAGAAAAGCCAGGTAGTTTTGTAAACTTGGAGAATGGAAAAGTGGTTGGAGAACATAAGGGTTTTCATCATTGGACTGTAGGTCAAAGAGTAAAAATTGCAGGACAGTCAGAAGCATTTTTCATATATAAGAAAATTGCTAAGAGTAATAATATACTTGTA GTACAAGGAACGAATCACCCAGCATTATATTCAGATCTAGTGAAAACTGAAACTCCTCATTGGATATCTGAAGAACCGaagaaacttaataatttttttaacatcaTGCATTGCAATTTTCTCTTTCAACACAGAGATCCTCCTGTTCcatgtaaaattatgaaaactgtaaccaatgaattaattattaaaattagtcAACCTTTAAGAGCAATTACAGAGGGGCAG TTCGCAGTTCTATACAATGGAGAAGAATGTCTGGGCAGTGCCATGGTTGTAAGTCCCGGTGCGTCGTATTTTTCCTTCGATCGAGAAGTAAGAATGGAACATTGGCGAAGGCTCAGTAAGAAGGCAAAAATTGCGCCAAAATCACAGCGAGCGAGTTACAGAgacataaaaagaaacaaaagattgtCAACAACTTGA